In a genomic window of Labrys wisconsinensis:
- a CDS encoding amino acid synthesis family protein — MTKASIRKLVTIVDEVHSEMGRPVDPPTRRAAAVAVIANPFAGRYVEDLTPLMEIGEELGDLLGRRAVAALGIEGPAAESYGKAAAVGENGELEHAAAILHPRLGAPLRKVLGKGAALVPSAKKCGGPGVALDVPLGHKDAAYVRSHFDGMEVRVNDAPRADEIMVAVVVTDSGRPLPRIGGLTKAEIKGEDGLR, encoded by the coding sequence ATGACCAAAGCTTCGATCCGCAAGCTGGTGACCATCGTCGACGAGGTGCACAGCGAGATGGGCCGGCCGGTCGATCCGCCGACCCGCCGCGCCGCTGCCGTGGCCGTCATCGCCAACCCCTTCGCCGGGCGCTACGTGGAAGACCTGACGCCGCTGATGGAAATCGGCGAGGAGCTCGGCGACCTCCTCGGCCGGCGCGCCGTCGCGGCGCTCGGCATCGAGGGCCCGGCGGCGGAAAGCTACGGCAAGGCCGCCGCGGTCGGCGAGAACGGCGAGCTGGAGCACGCCGCCGCGATCCTGCACCCCAGGCTCGGCGCGCCGCTGCGCAAGGTGCTGGGCAAGGGCGCGGCGCTGGTGCCCTCCGCCAAGAAGTGCGGTGGCCCCGGCGTTGCCCTCGACGTGCCGCTCGGCCACAAGGACGCCGCCTATGTCCGCAGCCATTTCGACGGCATGGAGGTGCGCGTCAACGACGCGCCGCGCGCCGACGAGATCATGGTGGCGGTGGTGGTGACCGATTCCGGCCGCCCGCTCCCCCGGATCGGCGGCCTGACCAAGGCCGAGATCAAGGGCGAGGACGGGCTGCGGTAG
- a CDS encoding helix-turn-helix domain-containing protein — MTTMDAGLIARFASRLDGAAEAGEPMAPAVLGSFCALVPPWSASGLLGVEGGLVHLLAQHGAGGPLFEGLPTRWPLAASPARHVLDSGEPFLCADMQADAAFPLYRIDAGVQGYRAVAVLPTQARDAAGRRLVISLHAPRTHAVAAAEAALLAALARIAGAMLAAERRLEAARGAGREPAAEEGATALLTRIAAAEPVLAETALVFARTGGRYQASADRLGLHVSTLRYRIGRLAERFGLDLADEATRNALAVTSPRRPAR; from the coding sequence ATGACCACCATGGATGCCGGCCTGATCGCCCGTTTCGCCTCCCGTCTCGACGGCGCGGCCGAGGCCGGCGAGCCCATGGCTCCGGCCGTGCTCGGATCCTTCTGCGCCCTCGTGCCGCCCTGGTCGGCCAGCGGCCTGCTCGGCGTCGAGGGCGGCCTCGTGCATCTCCTCGCCCAGCACGGCGCGGGCGGGCCGCTGTTCGAAGGCCTGCCGACGCGCTGGCCGCTGGCCGCCAGCCCGGCACGGCACGTGCTTGACAGCGGCGAGCCCTTCCTCTGCGCGGATATGCAGGCGGACGCGGCATTCCCGCTCTATCGCATCGACGCCGGCGTGCAGGGCTATCGCGCAGTCGCCGTGCTGCCGACGCAGGCGCGGGATGCGGCCGGCCGCCGGCTGGTCATCAGCCTGCATGCCCCCCGGACCCACGCGGTGGCAGCGGCCGAGGCCGCGCTGCTCGCGGCGCTGGCGCGGATCGCCGGAGCGATGCTGGCGGCGGAGCGCCGGCTCGAGGCGGCGCGGGGCGCCGGACGGGAGCCGGCGGCGGAGGAGGGCGCGACCGCGCTCCTCACCCGCATCGCCGCGGCAGAGCCGGTTCTCGCCGAGACGGCGCTCGTCTTCGCCCGCACCGGCGGGCGCTACCAGGCCAGCGCCGACCGGCTCGGCCTGCACGTCTCGACGCTGCGCTACCGCATCGGGCGGCTGGCCGAGCGCTTCGGCCTCGACCTCGCCGACGAGGCGACGCGCAACGCCCTCGCCGTCACTTCTCCACGAAGGCCCGCTCGATGA
- a CDS encoding ferredoxin--NADP reductase translates to MSNFHEERVLSVHHWTDTLFSFRTTRDATFRFRNGEFTMIGLRVDDRPLLRAYSVVSTNYDETLEFFSIKVPDGPLTSRLQHLKVGDPIIVGKKATGTLVLDNLRQGRHLYLLGTGTGLAPFLSLIRDPETYERFEKVVLVHGCRQVAELAYGEMITRTLPEDEFLGEFVREQLIYYPTVTREDFRNRGRITDLMRSGRFYEDIGLPPLDREHDRFMLCGSPQMLVDLKAMFLEHGLQEGNHGEPGDFVIERAFVEK, encoded by the coding sequence ATGAGCAATTTCCACGAAGAGCGCGTCCTCAGCGTCCACCACTGGACCGACACCCTGTTCAGCTTCAGGACGACGCGCGACGCGACGTTCCGCTTCCGCAACGGCGAGTTCACCATGATCGGGCTCCGGGTGGACGACCGGCCGCTGCTGCGCGCCTACAGCGTCGTCAGCACCAATTACGACGAGACCCTCGAATTCTTCTCGATCAAGGTGCCGGACGGGCCGCTGACCTCGCGCCTGCAGCACCTCAAGGTCGGCGACCCCATCATCGTCGGCAAGAAGGCGACGGGCACGCTGGTGCTCGACAATCTCCGGCAGGGGAGGCACCTCTACCTCCTCGGCACCGGCACCGGCCTTGCCCCGTTCCTGTCGCTCATCCGCGACCCCGAGACCTACGAGCGCTTCGAGAAGGTGGTCCTGGTGCACGGCTGCCGCCAGGTGGCCGAGCTCGCCTATGGCGAGATGATCACCAGGACGCTGCCGGAGGACGAGTTCCTCGGCGAGTTCGTGCGCGAGCAGCTCATCTACTATCCCACGGTGACGCGCGAGGATTTCCGCAACCGCGGCCGCATCACCGACCTCATGCGCTCGGGCAGGTTCTACGAGGATATCGGGCTGCCGCCGCTCGACCGGGAGCACGACCGCTTCATGCTCTGCGGCAGCCCGCAGATGCTCGTCGACCTCAAGGCCATGTTCCTGGAGCACGGCCTGCAGGAGGGCAATCACGGCGAGCCGGGCGACTTCGTCATCGAGCGGGCCTTCGTGGAGAAGTGA
- a CDS encoding amidohydrolase family protein has protein sequence MAEPVAAQTHPDHKLVIRNVGLMLSGDIANPILDADTVVAVGGRIAAVGRYGDLDTEGAANVVDANGTVLAPGLIDSHVHPVAGDWTPRQNQLGWIDSTMNGGVTTMISAGEVHTPGRPRDVVGLKAMAIFAQRAFTAFRPGGVKIHAGAPVIEPGMVEEDFKELAAAGVRLLGEVGLGGVKDGATARQMVAWARKYGIQSTIHTGGPSIPGSGLIGADVVLEADTDVVGHVNGGHTALPDKEIRCICEGCRRGLELVHNGNERAALYTLRTAREMGQLERVILGTDGPAGSGVQPLGIARMVSLLSSLGDVPAEIAFCFATGNTARMRSLDCGLIEPGRAADFVFMDKAQHSAGRDFLDSIQLGDLPGIGMVVIDGQVRLGRSRNTPPAEKIPSVVK, from the coding sequence ATGGCCGAGCCCGTCGCCGCCCAAACCCATCCCGACCACAAGCTGGTGATTCGCAATGTCGGCCTGATGCTGAGCGGCGACATCGCCAACCCGATCCTGGACGCCGACACCGTCGTCGCCGTCGGCGGGCGCATCGCCGCGGTCGGCCGCTATGGGGATCTCGACACGGAAGGGGCCGCCAACGTCGTTGACGCCAACGGCACGGTGCTGGCGCCCGGGCTGATCGACAGCCACGTCCATCCCGTCGCCGGCGACTGGACGCCGCGCCAGAACCAGCTCGGCTGGATCGACTCGACCATGAACGGCGGCGTCACCACGATGATCTCGGCCGGCGAGGTGCACACGCCCGGCCGGCCGCGCGACGTGGTCGGCCTCAAGGCCATGGCGATCTTCGCCCAGCGCGCCTTCACCGCCTTCCGGCCCGGCGGGGTCAAGATCCATGCCGGCGCGCCTGTCATCGAGCCGGGCATGGTGGAGGAGGACTTCAAGGAGCTCGCCGCGGCCGGCGTCAGGCTGCTCGGCGAGGTCGGGCTCGGCGGCGTCAAGGACGGCGCGACGGCCCGTCAGATGGTGGCCTGGGCCCGCAAATACGGCATCCAGTCGACCATCCACACCGGCGGCCCCTCGATCCCCGGCTCCGGGCTGATCGGCGCCGACGTGGTGCTGGAGGCGGACACGGACGTGGTCGGCCATGTCAATGGCGGCCACACGGCCCTGCCGGACAAGGAGATCCGCTGCATCTGCGAGGGCTGCCGCCGCGGCCTGGAGCTGGTGCACAACGGCAACGAGCGCGCCGCGCTCTACACCCTGCGCACCGCGCGCGAAATGGGGCAGCTGGAACGCGTCATCCTCGGCACCGACGGGCCGGCCGGCTCCGGCGTGCAGCCCCTCGGCATCGCCCGCATGGTCTCGCTGCTCTCCTCCCTCGGCGACGTGCCGGCCGAGATCGCCTTCTGCTTCGCCACCGGCAACACCGCGCGCATGCGCAGCCTCGACTGCGGCCTGATCGAGCCGGGCCGCGCCGCCGATTTCGTGTTCATGGACAAGGCGCAGCATTCCGCCGGCCGGGATTTCCTCGACAGCATCCAGCTCGGCGACCTGCCCGGCATCGGCATGGTGGTGATCGACGGACAGGTCCGCCTCGGCCGCAGCCGCAACACGCCGCCGGCCGAGAAGATCCCGAGCGTGGTGAAGTAG
- a CDS encoding UPF0280 family protein — protein MEPPIARMLPDGRRLHLQQGPIDLVIAAFGQPAAVTAAYGTAARRFDGLLAELCGELALLRAPAGTGRPLPQGPVARRMHAAVMPFADVLFITPMAAVAGAVAEEILAAMLAAAALDRAFVNNGGDIALHLAPGESFRIGLVDRPDRPGLFGTSTIAASMPVRGIATSGRRGRSFSLGIADAVTVLARTSAMADAAATVIANAVDLPGHPAVTRRPARDIQPDSDLGARLVTRAVGPLTAGEVDAALARGLAMAESLRAAGLIEGAALHLQGETRLAGETRLAAGPALFSARIPAHA, from the coding sequence ATGGAGCCCCCGATCGCCCGCATGCTGCCCGACGGCCGGCGGCTGCACCTGCAGCAGGGGCCGATCGACCTGGTGATCGCAGCCTTCGGGCAGCCGGCGGCGGTCACCGCCGCCTATGGCACGGCGGCGCGGCGCTTCGACGGGCTGCTGGCCGAGCTCTGCGGCGAGCTCGCCTTGCTGCGCGCCCCGGCCGGGACGGGCCGGCCGCTGCCGCAAGGCCCGGTCGCCCGACGCATGCATGCGGCCGTCATGCCCTTCGCCGACGTCCTGTTCATCACGCCGATGGCGGCGGTCGCCGGCGCCGTGGCCGAGGAGATCCTCGCCGCCATGCTGGCGGCCGCGGCCCTCGACCGGGCGTTCGTCAACAATGGCGGCGACATCGCCCTGCATCTCGCCCCGGGGGAGAGCTTCCGCATCGGCCTGGTCGACCGGCCCGACCGGCCGGGCCTGTTCGGCACGAGCACGATCGCCGCCTCCATGCCGGTGCGCGGCATCGCCACCAGCGGGCGGCGCGGCCGCAGCTTCTCCCTCGGCATCGCCGACGCCGTCACGGTGCTGGCGCGGACATCGGCCATGGCGGACGCGGCCGCCACCGTGATCGCCAACGCGGTCGACCTGCCCGGCCATCCCGCGGTGACGCGCCGGCCGGCTCGCGACATCCAGCCCGACAGCGACCTCGGCGCGCGCCTCGTCACCCGCGCGGTCGGCCCGCTGACGGCGGGCGAGGTCGATGCAGCCCTCGCCCGCGGCCTCGCCATGGCCGAAAGCCTGCGCGCCGCCGGCCTGATCGAAGGCGCTGCGCTGCATCTCCAGGGCGAGACCCGTCTCGCCGGCGAGACGCGCCTCGCCGCCGGCCCCGCCCTCTTCTCAGCCAGGATCCCCGCCCATGCCTGA
- a CDS encoding GIY-YIG nuclease family protein, producing the protein MGGHVYILTNRANGTLYTGVTANLAERIFQHREGRGSTFTRRYGLKRLVWYEAFDDIRDAIQRESAMKHWPRAWKIRLILAMNPGWADLYEGLA; encoded by the coding sequence ATGGGAGGCCATGTCTATATCCTGACCAATCGTGCGAACGGCACGCTCTACACTGGCGTCACCGCCAACCTCGCCGAACGGATCTTCCAGCACCGGGAGGGGCGCGGCTCCACCTTCACCAGGCGCTATGGCCTGAAGAGGCTGGTCTGGTACGAGGCCTTCGACGATATCCGTGACGCCATCCAGCGCGAGAGCGCGATGAAGCACTGGCCCCGCGCCTGGAAGATCCGGCTCATCCTGGCCATGAACCCGGGCTGGGCGGACCTCTACGAGGGGCTGGCGTAG
- a CDS encoding phosphorylase family protein yields MPDQTLPIPKVDHAIICGSATWGLRFPEDVAEPGVKLIQRDMAFATPFGVSDEWKLVELDGTITEDGRPRRVLVVFSHGNRLDEMDHSSQRRLYWVLREAGVGKILAMSTSGALNRAILESDFVISGDVIELTQTQFSLLPGRLRYDASGKQLMCPILSGVVEATARELWPAEQRVYGLSAGLVCAHCWGPRLQSPAEANAYRSLGADLINHSLAPEATLAREIGASFTSMTFITAVYANYFAPPQVGIIGNDRRLELAPIAGRIALNAVARFPAQADYLAPKLRSAQDPSHYAVR; encoded by the coding sequence ATGCCGGACCAGACCCTGCCCATCCCGAAGGTCGACCACGCCATCATCTGCGGCAGCGCCACCTGGGGCCTGCGCTTCCCAGAGGACGTGGCCGAGCCGGGCGTCAAGCTGATCCAGCGCGACATGGCGTTCGCGACGCCGTTCGGCGTGTCGGACGAGTGGAAGCTGGTCGAGCTCGACGGCACGATCACCGAGGACGGCAGGCCGCGGCGCGTCCTCGTCGTCTTCTCCCACGGCAACCGGCTGGACGAGATGGATCACAGCTCGCAGCGCCGGCTCTACTGGGTGCTGCGCGAAGCGGGCGTCGGCAAGATCCTGGCGATGTCGACCAGCGGCGCGCTCAACCGCGCCATCCTGGAGAGCGATTTCGTCATATCAGGAGACGTGATCGAGCTCACCCAGACGCAGTTCTCGCTGCTGCCGGGCCGGCTGCGCTACGATGCCAGCGGCAAGCAGCTGATGTGCCCGATCCTGTCCGGCGTGGTCGAGGCGACGGCGCGCGAGCTCTGGCCGGCCGAGCAGCGGGTCTACGGCCTTTCGGCGGGGCTCGTCTGCGCCCATTGCTGGGGGCCTCGCCTGCAGAGCCCGGCCGAGGCCAATGCCTACCGCTCGCTCGGCGCCGACCTGATCAACCACAGCCTGGCGCCGGAGGCGACGCTGGCGCGCGAGATCGGCGCGAGCTTCACCAGCATGACCTTCATCACCGCGGTCTATGCCAATTATTTCGCGCCGCCGCAGGTCGGCATCATCGGCAACGACCGGCGCCTCGAGCTCGCCCCGATCGCCGGCCGCATCGCCCTCAACGCCGTGGCGCGCTTCCCGGCGCAGGCGGATTATCTGGCGCCGAAGCTGCGCTCGGCGCAGGATCCGAGCCATTATGCCGTCCGCTGA
- a CDS encoding NtaA/DmoA family FMN-dependent monooxygenase (This protein belongs to a clade of FMN-dependent monooxygenases, within a broader family of flavin-dependent oxidoreductases, the luciferase-like monooxygenase (LMM) family, some of whose members use coenzyme F420 rather than FMN.) translates to MPRQMHFMAYLKTGPTATHAGGWRHPESTLGDIFEPTRYEHIARVLEDACFDGCFFADLFGLYDIHRGGFDTYVERGGQISFLDPMVVLPIMARATTRLGLGATLSTTLFNAYHLARSLLSLDVLSKGRVAWNIVTSATELEAQNFGLANLPPKEARYDHADEVLEACMALWRSWEPDAFVLDKAAGRLADPAKVHYADYAGTSVRTRGPLSIPPSAQGHPVLMQAGASERGRDFAARWAEVVFAAQSGKDAMRAFYRDLKDRMDRRGRRPEDCAVLVQTTCIVGETDAIARDKADYVNSLAEEELMLANTSSNVGVDMSRYREGEALASLQGAQGIQGAVDLLEQVRAQQNLTLGEAARRLLPNQIIGSPVTVADRLEELFRAEACDGFVLTPATFPTSHEAFARAVVPELQRRGLFRTAYRGRTLREHLRE, encoded by the coding sequence ATGCCGCGCCAGATGCACTTCATGGCCTATCTCAAGACCGGGCCGACCGCGACCCATGCCGGCGGCTGGCGCCATCCGGAATCGACGCTGGGCGATATTTTCGAGCCGACCCGCTACGAGCACATCGCCCGGGTGCTGGAGGATGCCTGCTTCGACGGCTGCTTCTTCGCCGACCTCTTCGGCCTCTACGACATCCACAGGGGCGGCTTCGACACCTATGTCGAGCGCGGCGGCCAGATCAGCTTCCTCGACCCGATGGTGGTGCTGCCGATCATGGCGCGGGCGACGACCCGTCTCGGCCTCGGCGCGACGCTGTCGACCACGCTGTTCAACGCCTACCATCTCGCCCGCTCGCTGCTGTCGCTCGACGTCCTGAGCAAGGGCCGCGTCGCCTGGAACATCGTGACGTCGGCGACCGAGCTCGAGGCGCAGAACTTCGGCCTCGCCAATCTGCCGCCGAAGGAGGCGCGCTACGACCATGCCGACGAGGTGCTGGAGGCCTGCATGGCGCTCTGGCGCAGCTGGGAGCCCGACGCCTTCGTGCTCGACAAGGCGGCCGGCCGCCTCGCCGATCCGGCCAAGGTGCATTATGCCGACTATGCCGGCACCAGCGTGCGCACGCGCGGGCCGCTGTCGATCCCGCCGAGCGCCCAGGGCCACCCCGTGCTGATGCAGGCCGGCGCCTCGGAGCGCGGCCGGGACTTCGCGGCGCGCTGGGCCGAGGTGGTGTTCGCGGCCCAGTCCGGCAAGGACGCCATGCGGGCCTTCTACCGCGATCTCAAGGACCGCATGGACCGGCGGGGCCGCCGGCCCGAGGACTGCGCCGTCCTGGTGCAGACCACCTGCATCGTCGGCGAGACCGATGCGATCGCCCGCGACAAGGCCGACTATGTCAACAGTCTCGCCGAGGAGGAGCTCATGCTCGCCAATACGTCCAGCAATGTCGGCGTCGACATGAGCCGCTACCGCGAGGGCGAGGCGCTGGCGAGCCTGCAGGGCGCGCAGGGCATCCAGGGCGCCGTCGACCTCCTGGAGCAGGTGCGGGCGCAGCAGAACCTCACCCTCGGCGAGGCGGCGCGGCGGCTCCTGCCCAACCAGATCATCGGCTCGCCCGTCACCGTCGCCGACCGGCTGGAGGAGCTGTTCCGCGCCGAGGCCTGCGACGGCTTCGTGCTGACGCCGGCGACCTTCCCCACCAGCCACGAGGCCTTCGCCCGCGCCGTAGTGCCGGAGCTGCAGCGCCGAGGCCTGTTCCGCACGGCGTATCGGGGGCGGACGCTGCGCGAGCACTTGAGGGAGTGA
- a CDS encoding cysteine hydrolase family protein — translation MALEPLGQRALHVAIDMQRLFAEPTDWYVPALAGIVANVERLARERADLTLFARFLVPPSAAEAPGRWRRHYQRWPSVAGDRLDPALIDLVAPLATLARPDRVIDKHGYSVFGAEGFAGMLAHRGVDALVFSGVETDVCVLASVLDAVDLGLRVVVVSDAVTSADLDVHAIVLGRLLPRLDAQVEIATTEAVLAAWA, via the coding sequence ATGGCGCTGGAGCCGCTGGGACAGCGGGCTCTGCATGTGGCGATCGACATGCAGCGGCTGTTCGCCGAGCCGACGGACTGGTACGTGCCGGCCCTTGCCGGCATCGTCGCGAATGTCGAGCGGCTGGCGCGAGAACGGGCGGACCTGACGCTGTTCGCCCGCTTCCTCGTGCCGCCGAGCGCGGCCGAGGCGCCGGGGCGCTGGCGCCGCCATTACCAGCGCTGGCCGTCGGTGGCCGGCGACCGGCTCGATCCCGCGCTCATCGACCTGGTCGCGCCGCTGGCGACGCTGGCCCGGCCCGACCGGGTCATCGACAAGCACGGCTATTCGGTTTTCGGCGCGGAGGGCTTCGCCGGGATGCTGGCGCATCGGGGCGTGGACGCGCTGGTCTTCAGCGGCGTCGAGACCGATGTCTGCGTGCTGGCGAGCGTGCTCGACGCGGTCGACCTCGGCCTGCGCGTCGTGGTCGTGTCGGACGCGGTGACGAGCGCGGACCTCGATGTCCACGCCATCGTGCTCGGCCGGCTGCTGCCGCGCCTTGATGCCCAGGTCGAGATTGCCACGACCGAGGCCGTGCTCGCCGCCTGGGCGTAG
- a CDS encoding amino acid synthesis family protein: protein MPDVAVRKQLITVEEILHEGGPVAAVPLKRGAALAVIANPFAGRYVEDIAGFMEDLKPLGLAMARRLLAALGGEAAAIEGYGKGAIVGAAGELEHGALWHVPGGYAMRELLGDAKAIVPSTKKVGGPGTRLDVPVTHINASYVRSHFDAMEVGLPDGPKADELVLALVMTTGPRVHARVGGLKASEIKGEDGLR, encoded by the coding sequence ATGCCTGACGTCGCCGTCCGCAAGCAGCTCATCACCGTCGAGGAGATCCTTCACGAGGGCGGCCCCGTCGCCGCCGTGCCGCTGAAGCGCGGCGCGGCGCTGGCCGTCATCGCCAACCCCTTCGCCGGCCGCTATGTCGAGGACATTGCCGGCTTCATGGAGGACCTGAAGCCGCTCGGCCTCGCCATGGCCCGGCGCCTGCTCGCCGCGCTCGGGGGCGAGGCCGCCGCGATCGAGGGCTACGGCAAGGGCGCCATCGTCGGCGCCGCCGGCGAGCTGGAGCACGGAGCGCTCTGGCACGTGCCGGGGGGCTATGCCATGCGCGAGCTGCTCGGCGACGCCAAGGCGATCGTGCCCTCGACCAAGAAGGTCGGCGGCCCCGGCACGCGGCTCGACGTGCCGGTGACGCATATCAACGCCTCCTATGTCCGCAGCCATTTCGACGCGATGGAGGTCGGCCTGCCCGACGGGCCGAAGGCGGACGAGCTGGTGCTGGCGCTGGTGATGACCACCGGCCCGCGGGTGCATGCGCGCGTCGGCGGGCTCAAGGCCAGCGAGATCAAGGGAGAGGACGGCCTGAGATGA
- the fdxA gene encoding ferredoxin FdxA codes for MTFAVTDARIRCKYMDCVSVCPVDCFYEGETMLVIHPVECIHCGVCEPECPADAIVPDTAAGAAPWLELNARLAAVWPNITRKGTPPADADAWKGVPGKLAYLSQGPGG; via the coding sequence ATGACCTTCGCCGTCACCGACGCCCGCATCCGCTGCAAGTATATGGACTGCGTCTCGGTCTGTCCGGTCGACTGTTTCTACGAGGGCGAGACCATGCTGGTCATCCACCCCGTGGAATGCATCCATTGCGGCGTGTGCGAGCCGGAATGCCCGGCCGACGCGATCGTGCCCGACACGGCGGCGGGCGCCGCGCCCTGGCTCGAGCTCAATGCGCGGCTCGCGGCGGTCTGGCCGAACATCACGCGCAAGGGCACGCCGCCCGCCGATGCCGACGCCTGGAAGGGCGTGCCGGGCAAGCTGGCCTATCTCTCGCAAGGCCCCGGCGGCTGA
- a CDS encoding 6-hydroxynicotinate reductase has translation MPADADAVPVKDDKIRCDACPVMCFIKPGMTGACDRYANADGELVRVDPHVLLDRTLSHGGEVVPFVRSDEWDGSIVPQAETFVTAIGAGTTYPDYKPAPFIVSSEVDGVDMVTVVTEGIFSYCGVKVKIDTDRFIGPETHMVRVEGEAVGHVTTGEYGSQMLSLGGVHHLTGGSKKEGRVTCDALLELCNGKAVEMSIDGGATLVVQAGRAPIVNGQTETRMRVGCGSATIGIFAKQWHGKVDEVVVVDDHITGVLSEHQAGKLLGIPDTGIRLKGRRSTPGRYFQVAQPGTGWGGTDIDDPLAILGPFDPKVARPGLRLLMVSTTGEHAAYYELDEALRPVQAEMPQALVEPVDRIAENCEPALSTVLFIGGAGGSLRAGVTENPVRLTRSVKDALTYVTCGGAPVYVWPGGGITFMVDVTRLPENAFGYVPTPALVAPIEFTLKLSDYAALGGHMDYVRPLTTLDPGGRLSLPHRHDNPWPFAPQGARRSHG, from the coding sequence ATGCCCGCTGATGCCGATGCCGTTCCGGTGAAGGACGACAAGATCCGCTGCGACGCCTGCCCGGTGATGTGCTTCATCAAGCCCGGCATGACCGGCGCCTGCGACCGCTATGCCAATGCCGACGGCGAGCTGGTGCGCGTCGACCCGCACGTGCTGCTCGACCGCACCCTGTCGCATGGCGGCGAGGTCGTGCCCTTCGTCCGCTCCGACGAGTGGGACGGCAGCATCGTGCCGCAGGCCGAGACCTTCGTCACCGCCATCGGCGCCGGCACCACCTATCCCGACTACAAGCCGGCGCCCTTCATCGTCTCCTCCGAGGTCGACGGCGTCGACATGGTCACGGTGGTGACCGAAGGCATCTTCAGCTATTGCGGCGTCAAGGTGAAGATCGACACCGACCGCTTCATCGGCCCGGAGACGCATATGGTGCGGGTCGAGGGCGAGGCGGTCGGCCATGTCACAACCGGCGAATACGGCTCGCAGATGCTCTCGCTCGGCGGTGTGCACCACCTCACCGGCGGCTCGAAGAAGGAGGGCCGCGTCACCTGCGACGCGCTCCTGGAGCTGTGCAACGGCAAGGCGGTCGAGATGAGCATCGACGGCGGCGCGACGCTGGTGGTCCAGGCCGGCCGGGCGCCCATCGTCAACGGCCAGACCGAGACGCGCATGCGCGTCGGCTGCGGCTCGGCCACCATCGGCATCTTCGCCAAGCAGTGGCACGGCAAGGTCGACGAGGTGGTGGTGGTCGACGACCACATCACCGGCGTGCTGTCCGAGCACCAGGCCGGCAAGCTGCTCGGCATCCCCGATACCGGCATCAGGCTGAAGGGACGGCGCTCGACGCCCGGGCGCTATTTCCAGGTGGCGCAGCCCGGCACCGGCTGGGGCGGCACCGACATCGACGATCCCCTCGCCATCCTCGGCCCGTTCGACCCGAAGGTCGCCCGTCCCGGCCTGCGCCTGCTGATGGTCTCCACCACGGGCGAGCACGCCGCCTATTACGAGCTCGACGAGGCGCTGCGGCCGGTCCAGGCCGAGATGCCGCAGGCCCTGGTCGAGCCGGTGGATCGCATCGCCGAGAATTGCGAGCCGGCGCTCTCGACCGTGCTGTTCATCGGCGGCGCCGGCGGCTCGCTGCGCGCCGGCGTCACCGAGAATCCGGTGCGCCTGACCCGCTCGGTCAAGGACGCCTTGACCTATGTCACCTGCGGCGGCGCGCCGGTCTATGTCTGGCCGGGTGGCGGCATCACCTTCATGGTCGACGTGACGCGCCTGCCGGAGAACGCCTTCGGCTATGTGCCGACCCCGGCCCTGGTGGCGCCGATCGAGTTCACCCTGAAGCTCTCCGACTACGCGGCCCTCGGCGGCCATATGGACTATGTCCGCCCGCTCACGACCCTCGATCCCGGCGGCCGCCTCAGCCTGCCGCACCGGCACGACAATCCCTGGCCGTTCGCGCCGCAGGGCGCGCGCCGCTCGCACGGGTAG